The Achromobacter deleyi region CGCTGGGCGTGGTCGAACTGAAAGACATCGTCAAGCCGGACATCCAGTCGCGCTTTGCCGAGCTGCGGCGCATGGGCATCAAGACCGTGATGATCACGGGCGACAACAAGCTTACCGCCGCCTCCATTGCCGCCGAAGCCGGGGTCGACGACTTCCTGGCCGAGGCGACTCCGGAGGCCAAGCTCAAGCTCATCCGCGCCTATCAGGCGGAAGGCCGGCTGGTGGCGATGACGGGCGACGGCACCAACGACGCGCCGGCGCTGGCGCAGGCCGACGTGGCCGTGGCGATGAATTCGGGAACCCAGGCCGCCAAGGAAGCCGGCAACATGGTGGACCTGGACTCCAACCCCACCAAGCTCATCGAGATCGTCGAGATCGGCAAGCAGATGCTGATGACGCGCGGCGCGCTGACCACGTTCAGCGTGGCCAACGACGTGGCCAAGTATTTCGCCATCATCCCGGCCGCCTTCGCCACGGTCTACCCGCAGCTGAACGTGCTGAACATCATGGCCCTGACGACGCCGGCCTCGGCCATCCTGTCGGCCGTGATCTTCAACGCGCTGATCATCGTCGTACTGATCCCGCTGGCCTTGAAGGGCGTGCGCTACCGCCCGCTGGGCGCCTCGGTGCTGCTGCGCCGCAACCTGCTCATCTATGGCCTGGGCGGCCTGCTGGTGCCTTTTGTCGGCATCAAGCTCGTCGACATGGTGCTGGCCGCCCTGGGCTGGGTCTGAGGCCCGGTCCCTACTGAAAGGAATTCATCATGAAACCCGCTACCCTCCCGCCGCGCCAAGGCGGCATCCTGCGCCCCGCGCTGGTCGTCTTCGCCTCCCTGTCGCTCGTGACCGGTCTGGCCTATCCCTTCCTGACCAGCGGCCTGGCCGCGGCCGTCTTCCCCCACGAGGCCGCCGGTTCGCTCATCAAGCAGGGCGACAAAGTCGTCGGCTCGGCATGGATCGGCCAGTCGTTCACCTCGCCACAGTATTTCTGGGGCCGCCCCTCGGCCACCGCGCCCATGCCTTACAACTCGGCGGCCTCCGGGGGCTCGAACCTCGGCCCGCGCAACCCGGCGCTGGCCGAGGCCATCCAGGCGCGCATCGCGGCCCTGAAGGCGGCCGACCCGGACAACCCTACCCCCGTGCCGGTGGACCTGGTCACCGCGTCGGGCAGCGGACTGGATCCCCACATCAGCCCCGCCGCGGCGGCCTACCAGGCGGCGCGCGTGGCGCGCGCCCGCAACCTGCCGCGCGCCCAGGTCGACGCCCTGATCCAGGCTCATACCGACAGGCCCCTGCTGGGCGTGCTGGGAGATCCGGTGGTCAACGTTCTGGAGCTGAATCTGGCGCTGGACAAGCTGGGCGCGGCGCGCTGATGGCGCGGCGTATAGTATTGCCAGCCGTTCCCTCCCACCTCTTGCGCGTTCATGGCTGAAATTGCTGGCGAGCGTCCCGATCCCGACGCGCTCTTGAAAACCCTGGACGATGCCGCGCGCCTGGCGGTGCGCGGCAAGCTGCGCGTTTACTTCGGGTCCTCGGCCGGGGTCGGCAAGACCTACGCCATGCTGGTGGCGGCCCGCGCGCAGGCCGCGCAAGGCGTCGACGTGCTGGCCGGCATCGTCGAAACCCACGGCCGCCGGGAAACCGCGACGCTGCTCGAAGGGCTGGCCGTGCTCCCGCTCAAGGATGTGGCCTATCGCGGCCATGTGCTGAAGGAATTCGACCTGGACGGCGCCCTGCTGCGCCATCCTGAGCTGGTGCTGGTGGATGAGCTGGCCCATTCCAATGCGCCGGGCTCGCGCCACGCCAAGCGCTGGCAGGACATCCAGGAACTGCTGGCGGCCGGCATCGACGTCTGGACCACGCTGAACGTACAACACCTGGACAGCCTGAACGAGGCGGTCGGCAGCATCACGGGCGTGCGCGTCTGGGAGACGGTGCCCGACGAGGTCTTCGACGCAGCCGACGAGGTCATGCTCGTCGACCTTTCCGCCGACGAGCTGCTGCGCCGCCTGAAGGAAGGCAAGGTCTATCTGCCCGAACAGGCCCGCCACGCCACGCAGAACTTCTTCCGCAAAGGCAATCTGATCGCGCTGCGCGAATTGGCGCTGCGCCGCACCGCGGACCACGTTGACGACGATGTCCAGGCCTATCGCCGCGACCGCGCCATCGAGCCCGTATGGCGCACGCGCGAGGCCATCGTCGCCTGCATCGGGCCCGACGTCGACGCCGAGTACGTGATCCGCAGCGCCCACCGCATGAGCCAGCAGCTCGATTGCGATCTGCACGTCGTCACCATCGACACGCCGCGCGCGGCGCCGCCGCCGGCCGCGCAGCAGGACCGGCTGCAGCACAGCCTGGCGCTGGCCGATACGCTGGGCGCCCGCACCGAAACGCTGGCTGGCGGCGACATGGTCGACGCGGTGGTGCGCTATGTCCGCCGCCACAACATCACCAAGGCGATAGTGGGCCGCACGCGCGCCGGCGGCCTGCAGCGCCTCCGGCTGTCGCTTTCGGCCTTGCTGAACGCCGCCATGGCGCCGGGCTGGCTGTGGCGCCGCCACAGCTTTGCCGACATGCTGGCCGCGGGCTGCCCCGAAATCGACATCATCCGGCTGGGCGCCCCCCCGCTGCCCGCCCAGGCGGCGCCCGGACGCAACCCGCTCACGCTGGGACGCCGCGCCGGCCAGGCCGCCGACGAACGCAACACGCGGCCGCTGGCCGGCTATGCCTGGGCCCTGTGCTATTGCGCGGCGGCCACGGCGCTGTCCGCGCTCGCCTTTCCAGCCCTGCACCAGACCAACATCGTCATGCTCTTCCTGCTGGCGGTGGTGGCGGTGGCGCTGCGCCATGGCCGGGGCCCGGCGGCGCTGGCCTCGGTCGTCAGCGTGGGACTGTTCGACTTCTTCTTCGTCCAGCCCCTGGCGTCGTTTGCCGTGTCCGATGTGCAATACCTGCTGACCTTCGGCGTGCTGCTGGGCGTGGGCCTGCTGATCGGCCAATTGACGGCCGGCCTGCGGCTGCAGGCGCAAGCCTCGGTCAAGCGCGAGGCCGATGCGCGCAGCCTGTATGAATTCGCGCGGGAACTGTCGTCCGCGCTGCTGCCCGAGCAGATCGTGGCCTTGGCCGGCTCGTTCGTGCATGCCACCTTCGGCTCGCGCTGCGCGCTCTATATCCTGGGCCTGGACGACCGCCTGAAGCTGGCCTCGGCCGCCGCCGACGACATGCCGCCGCTGGAGTCCGCGCTGGCCCAATGGGTCTACGACCACGGCCAGCCAGCGGGCGCGGGCACCTCCACCCTGTCCAACAGCGAACTGCTGTACCTGCCGCTGAAGGCGCCCATGCGCACCCGCGGCGTGCTGGCGCTGGCGGCGCCGCGCCGCAGCCTGTTCACCCATCCCGATTCGCGCCGCCAGATCGAGGCCTACGCCACCCTGATCGCCATTGCGCTGGAGCGGCTGCATTATGTGGAAGTGGCGCAGCAGGCCCTGGTCAGCATGGAATCCGAAAAGCTGCGCAACTCCCTCCTGGCCGCGGTCTCGCACGACCTGCGCACGCCGCTGACCAGCCTGGTGGGCATGACCGACACGCTGATGCGCCAGCAGGCCGCGCTGCCCGCGGACATCCAGGAAACCATCCGCGCCATGCGCGACCAGGCACAGCGCATGCATGCGCTGGTCGCCAATCTGCTGGACATGGCGAGGCTGCAGAACCGCGACACCCCGCTGCGCCTGGAATGGCAATCCATCGAAGAACTGGTGGGAGCCTCGCTTGCCGCCCTGCGGGAGCCACTGGCTGCGCACCGGGTCACGGTGGCCAGTCTGTCGCAGCTGCCGCTGGTGGAATGCGACGGCGTCCTGATCGAACGCGTGCTGTGCAATCTGCTGGAAAACGCCGCCAAGTACACGCCGGCCGGCAGCACCCTGCACCTGCACGCCGCCGTCCATGAAGACGAGCTGCGCGTGGCCGTCAGCGACAACGGCCCCGGCGTGCCGCCCGGCGCGGAACGCCGCATCTTCGAGAAATTCACGCGCGGCGAACGCGAATCCTCCACGCCCGGCGTCGGCCTGGGCCTGGCGGTGTGCGAAGCCATCATCACGGCCCATCACGGCCGAATCTGGGTTGAACATGCGCCGGGGCAGGCCTCTGGCGCACAGTTCGTCTTCAGCCTGCCGCTGGGCACGCCGCCCGCGATCCAACCCGAAACCCCTTGACAGCCCCTTGCACATGTTCGACTACCAGCCTGCCGTCTTGATCATCGAAGACGACGCCAACATCCGGCGCTTCGTCCGCCAGGCCCTGGAGAGCGAGGGTTGCGTGGTCCATGAAGCCGACACCGTCAAGCGCGGCCTGATCGAGGCCGGCACCCGGCAGCCCGACGCGATCGTGCTGGACCTCGGGCTGCCCGACGAAGACGGCATGACGCTGATCCGGGAGCTGCGCGGCTGGACCGAAGTGCCCGTGCTGGTGCTGTCGGCGCGCAGCGCCGAGGCCGACAAGGTGGCCGCGCTGGACGCCGGGGCCGACGACTACCTGACCAAGCCCTTCGGCGTCAGCGAACTGCTGGCGCGCCTGCGCGTGCTGCTGCGGCGCCATGCCAGGGGCGGCGCGGGCAATGCGGCCGAAATCGCGTTCGGCGATGTGCGCGTGGACTTTTCCAAGCGGGTCGTCGAACGCAACGGCCAGCATGTGCACCTGACCGCTATGGAGTACCGGCTGCTGGCGGCCTTGCTGGCGCATCGCGGCAAGGTCATGACGCACCGCGAACTGCTGCGCGAGGTCTGGGGCCCCTCGCACGTCGAAAGCAACCACTACCTGCGGATCTACATGGGCCATCTGCGCCAGAAACTGGAAGCGGATCCCGCCCAGCCCGTGTTCCTGATGACCGAGATCGGCGTGGGCTACCGCTTCGCGGGATGAGGCAAGCAGGCGTTGATGCGGCCTTTACGCGGAACGCGCGAGTCTTGTCTCGCGCTTTATGCCAATCCTCCTATTGTTGCGATCCCGTTCAACACCAGGAGCATTCCATGTCCCGCAACACCCTGGCCGCGCTTGCGCTGCTGACCCTGACCGCCACGGCGCAAGCCAGCGACGCGCCCGCCGCGGCCGAGACTCCCGCCACCGCATCCGACTACACCCTGACGGCCAACGTCACGCTGGCCAGCCAATACCGCTATCGCGGCCTGATGCAGACCAACAACAAGCCCGCGATCCAGGGCGGCTTCGACCTCGCCCACGCCAGCGGCTTCTACCTGGGCAACTGGAACTCCAACATCAGCTGGCTGAACGACAGCAACAGCGAGGTCTCCGCGCCCGTGGAAATGGACTTCTACGGCGGCTACAAAGGCAATCTCGCGGACGGCGTGCCGGTGGACCTGGGCGTCCTGCAGTACTACTACCCGGGCGACTATCCGTCCGGCTACACCAGCCCGGACACCACCGAACTGTATGCCGGCATCGGCTACGGCCCCGTGATGTTCAAGTACTCGATCGCCATGACCAACCTGTTCGGCTTCGCCGACAGCAAGTACAGCCAGTACTTCGACCTGTCCGGCAATTTCGACACCGGCGTCTGGGGGTTGACGATCAACGCCCACATCGGCCGCCAGAACGTGCGCAACGTCGACAACGGCTCCTACACCGATTGGAAGCTGGGCCTGACCAAGGACTTCGGCCAGGGGCTGTCGGTATCCCTGGCCTACCTGGACACCAACGCCGACCGTGCCGTCTACACCAATACGCATGGCCGCGACATGGGCCGCGCCACGGGCCTGCTGTCGCTGACCAAGACGTTCTGAGCGCACGCGGGCATTGACGCGATTTTTATGCGCCCCGCCCGCTTTTATCGGCAGGATTTATGGCGGGATTCCTATAGTGGAATCGTCATCAACCAACCGGATACACGGATCGCCGCAAGCGGCGCCTCCGTCCCTCCCCCGCCATGATTCCCCGACTGGATCGCCGCCTGAACCGTACGCCCGAACCTCAGCACGCCGCGCGCGTGGCGCCCCAAGCGCAATCCGACATGGTCGCGCTGACGGTCAGGATAGACACGCTGGATGCCCTGAACGTGCGGCTGGCGCTGCATCGCGAACTGGGTGATCGCATCGGCGTCTACCTGCTGTCGGTAGACCACGCCCATGCGCAGAGCACGCTGCAGCTGCAATGCGCGCGCAGCGAACTGGACGCCCTGATGCATGCCGTCATGTGCGGCCTGCCCCAGGCAGAATTCGGCCCGGTGCGCCCGGCCCCTGCCATCACGGTGCAATAAGCCATGGACATGCCAGCCAAGACTGTTTTCGAGGGCCTCTGGTTGCCCATGGTCACGCCCATGCGCGGCGGATATGTGGACCTGGACGCCGCGCAGGCGCTTGCCCGCTACTACCGCAACGCCGGCATCGCAGGCCTGGTGCTGTTCGGTTCCACCGGTGAAGGCAATCTGTTGGGTATGCCCGAAAAGATCGACATGATCGAGGCCATCTCCAGCGACACGAACGCGCTGCCGCTGGTGTTCGGCGCGGGCGGCGTCGACACGCGCGGCGTGGCGACGGCGGTCCGCCGACTGGACAAGTACGCGCCCGCCGGCTATCTGGTGCCGCCGCCGTATTACCTGGGCCCGTCGCAAGCCGGCATCCTGTGGCACTACCGGCAGATCGCCTGGGCCACCGAACGCCCCATCATCCTCTACAACATCCCCAAGCGCACCGGCGTGACGATGACTGTGGAGACCATGGAAGCGCTGGCCGCGCTGCCCAACTTCAGTGCCGTGAAGGAATGCAATCCTTCGGTGCTGGCCACGCTGAATGCGCGCGGCACGCTGGACGCGCTATGCGGCGAGGACCTGGCGCTGCTGGACCACTTCCTGGCCGGCGGCCGCGGCGCCATTCCGGCCGCCGCCCACCTGTATCCGGAGCGCTATGTCGAGGTCATGCAACTGGCTCGCGATGGCCACGCCGAGGCCGCCCGTGAGATGTTCGAGCCCTTGCGCGGCCTGATCCGCCTGCTGTTCTCCGAGCCCAATCCCGCGCCGATCAAGCGCGCGCTGGCCATGCAGGGGCTCATCGCCGACGAACTGCGCATGCCCATGATGCCCGCAAGCCGGGAACTCGGATCGCGGCTGCAACGGGCCATGAGCGTGGTCCAGGGATCTTCTAGGCGGCTGCAGACAGCCTGAATACGGACACCG contains the following coding sequences:
- the kdpE gene encoding two-component system response regulator KdpE; its protein translation is MFDYQPAVLIIEDDANIRRFVRQALESEGCVVHEADTVKRGLIEAGTRQPDAIVLDLGLPDEDGMTLIRELRGWTEVPVLVLSARSAEADKVAALDAGADDYLTKPFGVSELLARLRVLLRRHARGGAGNAAEIAFGDVRVDFSKRVVERNGQHVHLTAMEYRLLAALLAHRGKVMTHRELLREVWGPSHVESNHYLRIYMGHLRQKLEADPAQPVFLMTEIGVGYRFAG
- a CDS encoding sensor histidine kinase, which produces MAEIAGERPDPDALLKTLDDAARLAVRGKLRVYFGSSAGVGKTYAMLVAARAQAAQGVDVLAGIVETHGRRETATLLEGLAVLPLKDVAYRGHVLKEFDLDGALLRHPELVLVDELAHSNAPGSRHAKRWQDIQELLAAGIDVWTTLNVQHLDSLNEAVGSITGVRVWETVPDEVFDAADEVMLVDLSADELLRRLKEGKVYLPEQARHATQNFFRKGNLIALRELALRRTADHVDDDVQAYRRDRAIEPVWRTREAIVACIGPDVDAEYVIRSAHRMSQQLDCDLHVVTIDTPRAAPPPAAQQDRLQHSLALADTLGARTETLAGGDMVDAVVRYVRRHNITKAIVGRTRAGGLQRLRLSLSALLNAAMAPGWLWRRHSFADMLAAGCPEIDIIRLGAPPLPAQAAPGRNPLTLGRRAGQAADERNTRPLAGYAWALCYCAAATALSALAFPALHQTNIVMLFLLAVVAVALRHGRGPAALASVVSVGLFDFFFVQPLASFAVSDVQYLLTFGVLLGVGLLIGQLTAGLRLQAQASVKREADARSLYEFARELSSALLPEQIVALAGSFVHATFGSRCALYILGLDDRLKLASAAADDMPPLESALAQWVYDHGQPAGAGTSTLSNSELLYLPLKAPMRTRGVLALAAPRRSLFTHPDSRRQIEAYATLIAIALERLHYVEVAQQALVSMESEKLRNSLLAAVSHDLRTPLTSLVGMTDTLMRQQAALPADIQETIRAMRDQAQRMHALVANLLDMARLQNRDTPLRLEWQSIEELVGASLAALREPLAAHRVTVASLSQLPLVECDGVLIERVLCNLLENAAKYTPAGSTLHLHAAVHEDELRVAVSDNGPGVPPGAERRIFEKFTRGERESSTPGVGLGLAVCEAIITAHHGRIWVEHAPGQASGAQFVFSLPLGTPPAIQPETP
- the kdpC gene encoding potassium-transporting ATPase subunit KdpC encodes the protein MKPATLPPRQGGILRPALVVFASLSLVTGLAYPFLTSGLAAAVFPHEAAGSLIKQGDKVVGSAWIGQSFTSPQYFWGRPSATAPMPYNSAASGGSNLGPRNPALAEAIQARIAALKAADPDNPTPVPVDLVTASGSGLDPHISPAAAAYQAARVARARNLPRAQVDALIQAHTDRPLLGVLGDPVVNVLELNLALDKLGAAR
- a CDS encoding 4-hydroxy-tetrahydrodipicolinate synthase family protein is translated as MDMPAKTVFEGLWLPMVTPMRGGYVDLDAAQALARYYRNAGIAGLVLFGSTGEGNLLGMPEKIDMIEAISSDTNALPLVFGAGGVDTRGVATAVRRLDKYAPAGYLVPPPYYLGPSQAGILWHYRQIAWATERPIILYNIPKRTGVTMTVETMEALAALPNFSAVKECNPSVLATLNARGTLDALCGEDLALLDHFLAGGRGAIPAAAHLYPERYVEVMQLARDGHAEAAREMFEPLRGLIRLLFSEPNPAPIKRALAMQGLIADELRMPMMPASRELGSRLQRAMSVVQGSSRRLQTA
- a CDS encoding TorF family putative porin, producing MSRNTLAALALLTLTATAQASDAPAAAETPATASDYTLTANVTLASQYRYRGLMQTNNKPAIQGGFDLAHASGFYLGNWNSNISWLNDSNSEVSAPVEMDFYGGYKGNLADGVPVDLGVLQYYYPGDYPSGYTSPDTTELYAGIGYGPVMFKYSIAMTNLFGFADSKYSQYFDLSGNFDTGVWGLTINAHIGRQNVRNVDNGSYTDWKLGLTKDFGQGLSVSLAYLDTNADRAVYTNTHGRDMGRATGLLSLTKTF